From Schizosaccharomyces pombe strain 972h- genome assembly, chromosome: II, the proteins below share one genomic window:
- the rga1 gene encoding Rho-type GTPase-activating protein Rga1, which produces MSQRDAKKDGLLYTTNGVSPTPPKRIPVPSRQNKIEENSTTKNFPHSRHTSTVAGTEGGSSLSRRHTSAESRKALPNQQQLAQSGLLNKEEQQSLKRSDTSVFPKAVRKVSSSKICASCGQVISGQYVRALGNIYHLECFRCHDCNSLVASKFFPIDDPTLNKQVPLCETDYFRRLDLLCASCGMALRGYYITALNKKFHIEHFTCSLCYTVFGPNDSYYEYEGKVYCHYHYSTLFAARCCGCDGPILRQFVEVYRNGVSQNWHVPCHMIYKFWNVKLCQKTSIETSKKKDSELSQSQLRKREKHLEQKIFHIWHALSYFEEYTASCISDMLLLVSNGEFTKSVICAQKFIRYIEILFKGIDSLETILSSFHAKSMPYVREAKLLCKKLVSIFALLAKCHNSDIRDVAIVQDFLSLFTGLAHYLKLLIRISLTGGLRLEQDHACKHALPQFLQTVEEARFVDQEGYDSSSFDMPLNLANASSDLCYVCHSALEEDCVLLGEIRCHIGCLSCTKCKYNNRENYDWARWNNQTKQIECYLCYTESSNVSNDEPHPSFEYVSRLSQYIYLLRIALVRLYTILMENNDSSQRKPLSVDPKQENVSSTVETAKQAETTASSDSFRKYANTLNDLRHLKSSRNRKATSNETQSSSNSTETSKLSKNVSESGKDKSPHWHSHGGSITGKSIVEQASSPLERRMDAFDENRAFTLDDIPKVISEQRNREHRPNAFRHMPSYTDPSYRKNSGAIYDKNDGTQKGLTPKSEDAPIRYLSDLSNLELLFTKHVAVLILHPLVRDYYSLDELMEMSDLRKGGFWEKFGKAFKGKDAEKKNVKKKGTFGVPLEILVERNNAQSTVGTGVGVKHIPAFIGNTLAAMKRKDMSVVGVFRKNGNIRRLKELSDMLDVSPDSIDYEQETPIQLAALLKKFLRELPDPLLTFKLFGLFITSSKLESEEERMRVLHLTICLLPKGHRDTMEVIFGFLYWVASFSHIDDEVGSKMDIHNLATVITPNILYSKSNDPVDESFLAIEAVHLLIENFEKFCEVPREISLLLDDPTLFYNNAAWTSKELYKRCEEIISQMSLDERNTPKHTASTKRKRQPIRRVTTNLTSDVPSGSEVADTNSLSSTTKDEASPNSDAQPKPQVKPQHAVIRDS; this is translated from the coding sequence ATGTCCCAAAGGGACGCCAAAAAAGATGGGTTGCTGTACACAACGAATGGTGTATCACCAACACCACCGAAACGAATTCCTGTTCCTTCCCGTCAAAATAAGATAGAAGAGAATTCTACAACGAAGAATTTCCCCCATTCTCGACATACAAGCACTGTTGCTGGTACTGAGGGTGGCAGCTCACTTTCTCGGAGGCATACCTCTGCTGAGTCTCGAAAAGCGTTGCCTAATCAGCAACAATTAGCCCAATCTGGTTTGCTTAATAAAGAGGAGCAGCAAAGTCTAAAGCGATCAGATACTTCTGTATTTCCTAAGGCTGTAAGGAAAGtttcttcatcaaagaTATGTGCTTCATGTGGACAAGTTATATCCGGACAATATGTACGTGCTCTTGGAAATATATATCACTTAGAATGTTTTCGATGCCATGATTGTAATTCTTTAGttgcttcaaaattttttcctaTTGATGATCCCACTCTTAACAAGCAAGTGCCTTTATGTGAAACAGATTATTTTCGGCGGCTTGACTTACTTTGTGCAAGTTGTGGAATGGCCCTTCGAggttattatattacagctttgaataaaaaatttcatataGAACATTTCACTTGTTCCTTATGTTACACTGTTTTTGGTCCGAATGATTCTTACTATGAATATGAGGGCAAAGTGTATTgtcattatcattattcAACACTTTTCGCTGCACGATGTTGCGGTTGTGATGGTCCAATTTTAAGGCAATTTGTTGAAGTTTACAGAAATGGGGTATCTCAAAATTGGCACGTTCCTTGTCATATGATCTACAAGTTTTGGAATGTTAAACTTTGTCAAAAGACATCCATAGAAACTTCTAAAAAGAAGGATTCTGAGCTTTCTCAATCACAATTACGCAAACGGGAAAAACATTTAGAacagaaaatatttcatattTGGCATGCACTCTCTTATTTTGAGGAGTATACAGCTTCGTGTATCAGTGATATGCTTCTCCTTGTTTCAAATGGAGAATTCACAAAAAGTGTTATTTGTGcccaaaaatttattcgTTATATCGagatactttttaaaggCATTGATTCGCTAGAAACTATACTTTCAAGTTTTCATGCTAAAAGTATGCCTTATGTTCGTGAAGCTAAGTTGCTTTGCAAGAAGCTAGTTTCAATATTTGCTTTACTTGCTAAATGCCATAATTCGGATATTCGCGACGTTGCTATTGTTCAAGACTTTTTATCACTCTTTACCGGTTTAGCTCATTACCTCAAGTTACTTATTCGGATATCGCTTACGGGAGGTTTACGACTAGAACAAGATCATGCTTGTAAGCATGCTCTTCCCCAGTTTTTACAGACCGTAGAAGAAGCTCGATTTGTCGATCAAGAAGGATATGATAGTTCTTCGTTTGATATGCCTTTAAATTTGGCCAATGCCAGCTCCGATTTATGCTATGTGTGTCATTCTGCCTTGGAGGAAGACTGTGTTCTCCTGGGTGAAATTCGCTGCCATATTGGCTGTTTGTCATGTACTAAATGTAAATACAACAATCGGGAGAATTACGATTGGGCGCGCTGGAACAACCAAACGAAACAAATAGAATGTTATTTATGTTATACTGAATCATCCAACGTTAGTAACGACGAACCTCATCCGTCTTTTGAGTATGTGAGCAGGCTTTCTCAATATATTTACTTGCTACGTATTGCCTTGGTTCGATTATATACTATACTTATGGAGAATAACGACTCATCACAGCGAAAGCCGTTATCTGTTGATCCAAAACAAGAGAATGTATCCAGTACTGTTGAAACAGCGAAACAAGCCGAGACTACTGCCAGTTCAGACAGTTTTCGTAAGTATGCCAATACTCTTAATGATTTGCGACATCTTAAGTCTTCCCGCAATCGTAAGGCCACCTCAAATGAAACCCAGTCCTCAAGCAATTCTACCGAAACATCTAAATTATCAAAGAATGTGTCAGAGTCTGGAAAAGACAAAAGTCCCCATTGGCATTCTCATGGTGGTTCTATTACTGGAAAAAGCATAGTTGAGCAAGCATCTAGTCCTTTGGAAAGAAGGATGGATGCCTTTGATGAAAATCGTGCTTTTACTCTTGATGATATTCCTAAAGTCATTTCAGAACAAAGAAACAGGGAACACCGACCAAATGCATTTAGGCATATGCCCAGTTATACTGATCCTTCCTATCGAAAGAATTCTGGGGCGAtttatgataaaaatgatgGTACGCAAAAGGGTTTGACTCCTAAATCAGAAGATGCTCCTATTCGTTATCTCTCAGATCTTTCTAATTtagaattattatttaccAAGCACGTAGCTGTATTAATATTGCACCCTCTTGTACGGGATTATTATTCACTTGATGAATTGATGGAAATGAGCGATTTGCGCAAAGGTGGTTTCTGggaaaaatttggaaaggCTTTCAAGGGGAAAGATGCCGAAAAAAAGAAcgtgaaaaagaaaggtaCCTTTGGGGTGCCATTGGAGATTCTTGTTGAGCGTAATAACGCTCAGTCGACGGTTGGAACAGGCGTGGGTGTCAAGCATATTCCTGCCTTTATTGGGAATACATTGGCTGctatgaaaagaaaagatatGTCAGTAGTTGGTGTATTTAGAAAGAACGGAAATATACGTAGGTTAAAAGAGCTATCTGACATGCTCGATGTTTCTCCGGATTCAATTGATTATGAGCAAGAAACACCCATTCAGTTGGCTgctttattgaaaaaattccttaGAGAGCTTCCTGATCCTCTTTTAACTTTCAAGTTATTTGGGTTGTTCATTACGTCTTCAAAGTTGGAGTCTGAGGAAGAACGCATGAGGGTTTTGCATCTTACAATATGTTTACTACCCAAGGGACATAGAGACACTATGGAGGTAATTTTTGGCTTTCTATATTGGGTTGCCTCTTTTTCCCACATCGATGATGAGGTGGGAAGCAAAATGGATATTCATAATCTTGCTACCGTAATTACTCCGAACATATTATATTCCAAAAGCAACGATCCTGTTGACGAAAGTTTCCTTGCCATCGAGGCTGTTCATCTGTTGATTGAGAACTTTGAGAAATTTTGTGAAGTCCCTCGAGAAATTAGTCTTTTATTAGATGATCCTactcttttttataataatgCGGCTTGGACATCTAAAGAACTATATAAAAGGTgtgaagaaataatttctCAGATGAGTCTTGACGAACGGAATACTCCAAAACATACGGCGTCTACAAAGAGGAAAAGGCAACCTATAAGAAGAGTTACAACTAATTTAACGTCAGACGTGCCTTCTGGTTCTGAAGTTGCTGACACAAATTCGCTTTCATCTACCACTAAAGATGAAGCTTCACCTAACAGCGATGCTCAGCCTAAACCTCAAGTTAAACCTCAGCATGCAGTCATTAGGGATTCCTAA
- the alg6 gene encoding glucosyltransferase Alg6: protein MLSEFENGAPVQQFVSRFRSYSSKFLFFPCLIMSLVFMQWLISIGPYSGYNTPPMYGDFEAQRHWMELTLHTPVSQWYFRDLQWWGLDYPPLTAYVSWFFGIIGHYFFNPEWFADVTSRGFESLELKLFMRSTVIASHLLILVPPLMFYSKWWSRRIPNFVDRNASLIMVLFQPALLLIDHGHFQYNCVMLGLVMYAIANLLKNQYVAATFFFCLALTFKQMALYFAPPIFFYLLGTCVKPKIRFSRFILLSVTVVFTFSLILFPWIYMDYKTLLPQILHRVFPFARGLWEDKVANFWCTLNTVFKIREVFTLHQLQVISLIFTLISILPSCVILFLYPRKRLLALGFASASWGFFLFSFQVHEKSVLLPLLPTSILLCHGNITTKPWIALANNLAVFSLWPLLKKDGLGLQYFTLVLMWNWIGDMVVFSKNVLFRFIQLSFYVGMIVILGIDLFIPPPSRYPDLWVILNVTLSFAGFFTIYLWTLGRLLHISSKLSTDLRNKKEA, encoded by the exons ATGCTATCTGAGTTTGAGAATGGGGCTCCCGTTCAACAATTCGTTTCTCGTTTTCGATCCTATTCatctaaatttttattttttccatGCCTTATAATGAGTTTAGTTTTCATGCAATGGCTTATATCTATCGGTCCTTATTCTGGGTATAATACACCTCCTATGTATGGCGATTTTGAAGCGCAAAGACATTGGATGGAACTAACATTGCATACTCCTGTGTCTCAATGGTATTTTAGAGATTTGCAATGGTGGGGATTAGATTATCCTCCTTTAACAGCATATGTTTCTTGGTTCTTTGGTATAATTGggcattattttttcaacccCGAATGGTTTGCTGATGTCACATCTCGTGGATTTGAAAGTCttgaattaaaattattcatgAGATCTACTGTTATTGCATCTCATCTTCTAATACTCGTTCCCCCTTTAATGTTTTACTCCAAATGGTGGTCGCGCCGTATACCTAATTTTGTGGACAGAAATGCTAGCCTAATTATGGTCCTTTTTCAACCTGCTTTACTCTTAATTGATCATGGTCATTTTCAGTACAACTGTGTTATGCTGGGTTTAGTTATGTATGCAATCGCtaatttgcttaaaaacCAATATGTAGCTGCTacgttttttttctgtttagCTCTTACGTTTAAACAGATGGCTCTATATTTTGCTCctcctatttttttttacttattgGGAACTTGTGTAAAGCCAAAGATTCGTTTCTCAAGATTTATCTTGTTGTCAGTCACAGTTGTTTTTACGTTTTCCTTAATATTATTTCCATGGATTTACATGGACTATAAAACATTGCTTCCTCAAATTCTTCATCGAGTGTTCCCGTTTGCTCGTGGTCTTTGGGAAGATAAAGTTGCTAATTTCTGGTGCACCCTCAACactgttttcaaaattagaGAGGTGTTTACTTTACATCAACTCCAAGTAATTAGCTTGATTTTTACTCTCATTTCTATTCTCCCATCTTGTGttatattatttctttatccTCGTAAACGTCTTTTAGCTCTGGGTTTCGCAAGTGCATCATGGgggttttttttgttctctTTCCAAGTTCATGAAAAGTCGgttcttcttcctttacTTCCCACTTCTATTCTCTTATGTCACGGAAACATTACAACCAAACCATGGATTGCTCTAGCAAACAATCTTGCTGTTTTCAG cTTATGGCCGTTACTGAAAAAAGATGGTCTTGGTTTACAATACTTCACATTAGTATTAATGTGGAATTGGATTGGTGACATGGTAgttttctcaaaaaacGTCCTTTTTCGGTTCATCCAACTG TCTTTTTATGTTGGTATGATTGTTATTTTGGGAATTGATCTGTTTATCCCACCACCATCCCGTTACCCCGATTTATGGGTCATTCTTAATGTTACGCTTTCATTTGCCggattttttactatttactTATGGACTCTTGGTCGCTTGCTACACATTTCAAGTAAACTTTCTACTGATTTGCgtaacaaaaaagaagcataa
- the qrs1 gene encoding glutaminyl--tRNA(Gln) ligase Qrs1: protein MDQDYEELRAKFTKIGLNETTVKDTLKNKKLSSSLNKVIEETNVGSSGCDRTIGNLLFTLANASLKQKDPKSNAHEAFIASKIVSGDLKTNLQVNAAITYCKDKDTIDESEFDKETGVGVVLTPEQIEQLVGDYVAENKSKILEQRYQLLNPSASALRQHALLKWAPQLEVKQTLDRKFLELLGPKTEQDAAAGKKKGAKAKNSKQKTVDSGKAKEQKIVSEQSKKYNMFEEGFLAKLHKPGGNTQLIPERMKEHLQATGGGVVTRFPPEPNGYLHIGHSKAIAVNFGFARYHNGVCYLRFDDTNPEAEEERYFESIKDLVAWLGFQPYKITYSSDYFDKLYELAEELIKRDKAYVCHCTDAEIKKARGGEERGPRYACVHRDRPIEESLLEFRNMRDGKYQPKEAILRMKQDLSDGNPQMWDLIAYRVLNSPHPRTGDKWKIYPTYDFTHCLVDSFENISHSLCTTEFILSRVSYEWLCNALEVYCPAQREYGRLNVVGTLMSKRKIMKLVKEGYVHGWNDPRLYTLVALRRRGVPPGAILEFVSEVGVTTAVSNIEVARFENCVRKFLENSVPRLMFLPDPIKVTLENLDDSYREQIEIPFNPKDPSMGSRSAFLTKHIYIDRSDFREEASSDFFRLTLGQPVGLFRASHPVVAKRVVKNDEGEPIEIIAEYDASSSKKPKTFIQWVSRDKESNSPVLIAETRLFNNLFKCDNPAALKEQELAAQLNPESEVVLKNSIIEPGIYDLIKSAPWPKTDSSAGVDKAENPESVRFQAMRVGYFCLDEDTKKPNHLVLNRIVSLREDSAKNKN from the coding sequence ATGGACCAGGATTATGAGGAGTTACGTGCCaagtttacaaaaatagGATTAAATGAAACAACGGTAAAAGAtacgttaaaaaataaaaagctttcttcttcattaaataaGGTCATTGAGGAAACTAACGTTGGTTCTTCGGGATGTGATAGAACAATTGGAAATTTGCTATTTACATTGGCCAACgcttctttaaaacaaaaagaccCGAAATCCAATGCTCATGAGGCATTCATAGCTTCCAAAATTGTATCTGGAGACTTAAAAACAAACCTCCAAGTCAATGCGGCTATTACCTATTGCAAGGACAAAGACACGATCGACGAATCTGAGTTCGATAAAGAAACTGGTGTTGGTGTAGTCTTAACACCTGAACAAATTGAACAACTCGTCGGTGATTATGTCGCTGAGAATAagtcaaaaattttggagcAAAGATACCAGCTGTTAAATCCTTCTGCCTCTGCTTTACGTCAGCATGCTTTATTGAAATGGGCTCCTCAACTGGAGGTCAAGCAGACCCTTGATAGGAAATTCCTTGAACTCTTGGGACCAAAAACCGAACAAGATGCTGCCGctggtaaaaaaaaaggcgcAAAAGCCAAGAATTCGAAGCAGAAGACTGTTGATTCTGGGAAAGCTAAggaacaaaaaattgtttctgAACAGTCTAAGAAATATAATATGTTTGAGGAAGGGTTTTTAGCAAAGCTACATAAACCAGGTGGTAATACGCAGCTGATTCCTGAAAGGATGAAGGAGCACCTGCAGGCTACTGGAGGCGGCGTTGTAACCAGGTTTCCTCCGGAACCAAATGGGTACCTCCATATTGGCCATTCCAAAGCAATCGCTGTTAATTTTGGGTTTGCTCGCTATCATAACGGCGTTTGTTATTTACGCTTTGATGATACTAATCCGGAAGCTGAAGAAGAGCGTTACTTTGAAAGCATCAAGGATTTGGTAGCCTGGTTGGGATTCCAACCTTATAAGATCACCTATTCCAGTGATTACTTTGATAAGTTATATGAGTTAGCCGAAGAGCTCATTAAGCGGGACAAGGCATATGTTTGTCATTGTACCGATgctgaaattaaaaaagctaGAGGTGGTGAGGAGCGCGGTCCTCGTTATGCTTGTGTTCATCGGGACCGCCCGATAGAAGAATCGCTTCTTGAATTTCGTAATATGCGTGATGGAAAGTATCAACCGAAGGAGGCTATTTTACGTATGAAACAAGATCTCAGTGATGGAAATCCTCAAATGTGGGACCTTATTGCCTACCGTGTTCTTAATTCTCCTCATCCTCGTACTGGAGACAAGTGGAAAATTTACCCAACTTATGATTTTACCCATTGTTTAGTTGATTCGTTCGAGAACATTTCTCACTCTTTGTGTACGACTGAGTTTATATTATCTAGAGTAAGTTATGAGTGGTTATGTAATGCCTTGGAAGTTTATTGTCCTGCTCAGCGTGAGTACGGTCGTTTGAACGTTGTCGGAACCCTCATGAGCAAacgaaaaataatgaaattggTAAAGGAAGGATACGTTCATGGTTGGAATGATCCTAGGCTATATACCCTTGTAGCTCTTCGCCGCCGAGGTGTTCCTCCAGGTGCTATCCTTGAGTTTGTTAGTGAAGTCGGTGTCACTACTGCCGTCAGCAATATAGAAGTTGCTCGATTTGAGAACTGTGTTCGAAAATTTCTCGAAAACAGTGTACCACGTCTTATGTTTCTTCCTGATCCTATCAAGGTTACATTAGAAAATCTAGACGACTCTTACAGAGAGCAAATTGAGATACCCTTTAATCCTAAAGATCCTTCTATGGGATCTCGTTCTGCTTTTCTTACAAAGCATATATACATTGACCGTTCTGATTTTCGTGAGGAAGCATCTTCTGACTTTTTCCGTTTGACATTAGGTCAACCGGTTGGCTTGTTCCGTGCCTCTCATCCTGTAGTTGCCAAAAGGgttgtaaaaaatgatgaaggGGAACCAATAGAAATCATCGCTGAGTACGACGCTAGCTCTTCAAAGAAGCCTAAGACCTTTATTCAATGGGTGTCTAGGGACAAAGAAAGTAATAGTCCAGTACTTATTGCTGAAACCCGCCTCTTTaataatcttttcaaatgtGATAACCCTGCCGCCCTAAAAGAACAAGAGCTCGCTGCACAATTGAATCCAGAGAGCGAAGTCGtactaaaaaattccatTATTGAACCTGGCATTtatgatttaattaaatcgGCACCTTGGCCTAAGACTGATTCATCGGCTGGTGTCGACAAAGCCGAAAATCCTGAAAGTGTCCGTTTTCAAGCTATGCGGGTTGGATATTTCTGTTTAGATGAGGATACTAAGAAACCAAATCATCTTGTATTGAATAGAATTGTATCCCTCAGAGAAGATTCGGctaagaataaaaattag
- the gas4 gene encoding 1,3-beta-glucanosyltransferase Gas4 yields the protein MGVANIIYALFLLGPSIFLKATAQTHPIVIKGNAFFDSKTNERFYIRGVDYQPGGSSSLVDPLASRSCKKDVEIFKKLGINTVRVYQVDNSADHDKCMNALSEAGIYVILDLNTYRHSISRAHPALSYNKVYLQHLFATIDAFKGYDNVLGFFSGNEVVNDEDTTAITWVKAVTRDVKAYIKKHSDRHIPVGYSAADVAENRLQLAHYFNCGDESERADFYAFNMYEWCGYSSMTVSGYYDRIKEFSNYSIPLFLSEFGCNTVEINDDTTPNRPFTEIEAIYSHDMTPVFSGGLVYEYSAEPNHYGLVVIDKDDERRVSRNFITLMKQYAKTPNPKGDGGYKKAGSPSKCPANSTQFNAWEKLPEMPEGAKIYMEKGAGEPLGIEGPTNMWSPFHDGDDDESTSRRPKPKNKPSNVTSTTSYTSGMTSSSESGSSKIGVAFCQALFITVLIATLSF from the coding sequence ATGGGTGTTGctaatattatttatgcATTGTTCCTTTTAGGACcctctatttttttaaaagctacAGCACAAACACATCCAATAGTGATTAAAGGAAATGCCTTTTTCGATTCTAAGACTAACGAGCGTTTCTACATAAGAGGTGTTGATTATCAACCCGGCGGTTCCTCGTCTTTGGTTGACCCATTAGCATCCAGATCTTGTAAGAAAGATGTTGAGATATTCAAGAAGCTCGGAATTAATACGGTTCGAGTTTACCAAGTCGATAATTCAGCCGACCATGACAAGTGTATGAATGCGTTAAGTGAAGCAGGCATTTATGTGATCTTGGATTTGAACACCTATAGGCATTCAATATCTCGTGCTCATCCTGCTCTATCTTACAACAAAGTTTATCTGCAACATTTATTTGCTACTATAGACGCATTCAAAGGATACGATAATGTACTAGGATTCTTCTCCGGCAACGAAGTAGTAAATGACGAAGACACTACCGCTATTACATGGGTTAAAGCGGTTACTAGAGATGTGAAGGCATACATTAAGAAACATAGTGATCGGCATATTCCAGTTGGTTATTCTGCTGCCGATGTAGCAGAAAACCGTTTACAGCTAGctcattattttaattgtGGAGATGAGAGCGAACGAGCAGATTTTTATGCTTTCAATATGTATGAATGGTGTGGATACTCAAGTATGACTGTTTCAGGTTATTATGATCGCATCAAGGAATTTAGTAACTATTCAATTCCGCTATTCTTGTCAGAATTTGGTTGCAATACTGTTGAAATAAACGACGATACGACTCCTAACCGACCTTTTACGGAGATTGAAGCAATATATTCACACGATATGACCCCAGTTTTCTCTGGTGGTCTGGTCTACGAATATTCAGCCGAACCTAATCATTATGGATTAGTCGTTATTGACAAAGATGACGAGCGTAGAGTGTCGAGAAATTTTATAACGTTGATGAAGCAATATGCCAAAACTCCAAATCCAAAAGGGGATGGTGGTTATAAAAAGGCCGGATCGCCAAGTAAATGCCCTGCTAATTCTACTCAATTTAACGCATGGGAAAAATTACCTGAAATGCCGGAAGGtgcaaaaatttacatGGAAAAAGGTGCTGGCGAACCTTTGGGAATTGAAGGTCCAACGAATATGTGGTCTCCTTTTCACGATGGTGACGATGATGAATCTACCTCTCGACGTCCCAAGCCAAAAAACAAACCATCTAATGTTACTAGTACAACTAGTTATACATCTGGCATGACTAGCTCCTCTGAAAGCGGTTCATCGAAAATTGGCGTTGCTTTTTGCCAAGCACTTTTTATTACTGTCCTTATCGCTACCCTCAGcttctaa
- the rpn1301 gene encoding proteasome regulatory subunit rpn1301 encodes MSLITFKAGKLRRVPGTKLLRADPEKGYIVMNRDAYGLIHFQWAKRNDLENPEDDIIVFSSECTFEKVTECTTGRAYMLKYPSSAHSLFYWMQEASDDNDTSYAERINSYIKDQDLLDPARSDVATVSDMMEVDTVEQSEPIAQPTESSKESSEIGAPNSDEINSSEAVRNLLATISAQAGFGGSTVDLCEILKPSNLTDLLCQEGVIDRLMPYMPPDTPNNLEGVLAIVSSPQYAQALRSFSQALNSPGGVNIISALGLSLDESANPNEGGALQFLKAIARFVSRNNGSE; translated from the exons ATGTCGTTGATAACTTTCAAAGCAGGAAAGCTTCGCAGAGTTCCAGGAACAAAGCTTTTACGTGCTGACCCAGAAAAAGG TTATATAGTCATGAATCGGGACGCCTATGgattaattcattttcaatggGCAAAAAGGAATGATCTTGAAAATCCCGAGGAT GATATAATTGTATTTTCTTCTGAGTGtacatttgaaaaagttacGGAATGTACCACTGGGAGAGCTTACATGCTCAAATATCCTTCTAGCGCTCATAGCCTATTTTACTGGATGCAAGAAGCCTCAGACGATAACGATACTTCTTACGCTGAAAGAATTAACAGCTACATTAAGGATCAAGATTTATTAGATCCGGCCCGCTCTGATGTTGCAACGGTTTCTGATATGATGGAAGTGGATACTGTTGAGCAATCGGAACCTATTGCTCAACCAACTGAATCTTCAAAAGAGAGCTCCGAGATTGGAGCCCCGAACAGCGATGAAATTAATTCATCGGAAGCTGTGAGGAATCTATTGGCTACAATTTCTGCTCAGGCTGGATTTGGAGGTAGTACAGTCGATCTTTGCGAAATCCTCAAACCTTCGAATTTAACCGATCTTTTATGCCAAGAAGGTGTTATTGATCGACTCATGCCTTACATGCCTCCTGATACCCCAAATAATTTGGAGGGGGTTTTGGCTATTGTTAGTAGTCCTCAATATGCTCAAGCTTTGAGAAGCTTTTCTCAAGCTTTAAATTCTCCTGGTGGTGTAAACATTATTTCAGCACTTGGTCTCTCACTCGACGAATCTGCCAATCCTAATGAGGGAGGTGCTCTGCAATTTCTTAAAGCAATTGCTCGCTTCGTGAGCAGGAATAATGGTTCTGAGTAA